The Pieris napi chromosome 4, ilPieNapi1.2, whole genome shotgun sequence DNA segment gagtattatttaaaagtttcaaTCACACCAAAGAGATCGATCACGACTATTCTATGAAAACGTTACTGGCtgtcaaaaaaataactacgcgtgaaacatattttatctattgttTCTGTTTGCTCGACTTTGGATTgtgatttttactttattaaatttcatttatttattttctcatagaggtaacaaaatgtttgttcCGCGCTGGATTTGAAAATTCTAGATCCAAAAAACACTCAAATTACAAATGTGGTTTGCTTCGTTTAGAAACAACCTACTATTCAATCTCTAAATGCTATTGTGTCATACTTTACAAAAGTATCAGTACTTTTAGTAAGGTTTACTTGcacttttttgttataacgcacattgtataaaaatatgataccATTACGTTtctgtcgttccacaactgagcgtttgaGTACTTTTTACCGCAGATCATATGTTCGCTGAAGAGCCTATCAAAGTATTTACGAAAAAATTTGACATAAGgtcctttaataaaaaaacgtacCAACTTTTAAAAGCCAGAAATACTCTCGCGAGTCCGGCAGTGTAAATGTTCATCGGCGTCACTTTAATTCGGGTATTTTTAAtggtacaaataatttattatatatatttattatttcatcagCGCGATAACCGTCAAAGCTGTGGTAGTTCCGTGGGCAGTGCTACAGATGATGGACTTTATTCACGAGATCTCAGACACCATCAACTAACGGGTaagtcatattaatttaatcaaatgtattaaatagtgTTGTCTCCTATTGATTTGttcaacatttaataaatcttccctcaaacaaagaaatacaacttgtttatatttagtaaCTGTATTTAAGAAACATTGTATTGTCTGTGTAATCAAGAATTTGTAGTTGctaatatgattattattaacatttttgcTAGCTCAACCATTCTTAACAACACATACTCACTTTCTAGGCTTGCTTTTGttatgtaatgtttttgtgtgtgAAATCACCAGCACAAAATATTTCACATTCTATAAATATCATTTGTTCATTCAAAAATTGcgattttcaaatatatatccCATAccgattttttaattctggGAGATGGTTAATGTTGGTAGAGAAAAATTACTTCAGCTGATCTTCAAATCTGCAATCTTAGCGGTAAATGTGACCCTTCATATGTCAAAAACATATTGAATTTGACATTCGAGGTTGAGACTCGTACATAAAAACCCTAAActcgtaaaaaaaaatattactttcaaagagaatatttagatttttcatttaagtcttttgaatttcatattttttactgtCTACTACATGCTTTAGAATATAGGTGAGTTAGTTACTAGTAAAGGTTAGACTTCTGGGTGTGTCTAATGTCATTATAACAATGGGTGGTACTGATATTGATTAGGACCCGCCGCGTCTCTCGCCGAGCAGTTGAAGCAAGTGCTGGCTGAAAGAGAACGACGACTAGCAGGTTCCTCGCCCCAACCGTCCCACCCCGTGGGGCATGGGACTCACCCAGGGGGCCATGGGGCACATCTGGGGCATCAGACCCACTCTTTACCCCATCCAGATCCCGTGCAACTGACTAACGAGCTCGTCGATGAAATACGACAGGCCGTTAGTGAAGCGAACGCTAGAGGTATATGAGACATAATCGTTATAATATAGcgataagtaaaaaaaagaaattagaatataatttttggtCCTCCGAGCCGAAACTGGCACGATTTTGGCTATTTTGAGTTTTCTTTAgcataatttgttttgttctaTTACTCCTAAATCTATTTTTCACTATACTTGGTGTTGAATATTCTcttgatttttatttcgtatattatgtgtattcATTATCccatattaacatttatttaaatttaaaaactactcATTCGTTAATTTTGCTCTAACATTCAGCTTTTTGGTGAcggttattgtttttatatgtattttcttGCTTGTggtgtttattttaacatttaccaacttatatttatacgaatttattaaaaacataactcCAAACGGTACAGTGAAGAAAGCTCCGACTTGTGTAGTGGACGGCGAAGTGTGGGAGCCGATCTCGACGGCGGTGAGCGAGGCCAGTCTTTCGCCGCAGCCTCATCCCACGCCCGTTAACCTCTGGTCCAAACAACAGGTAAGAATgtcatttaatattgtaatctaaaaataaaacttttaggtctgggcctcagatgtctgAATCGGTTTCTTGATCATTTATTACGTACGTATTTACGGATGGGCCGTAAATACGTACGTATAACACAGTGAAATTTCATAAGATCGGTACACACCTAAAAATagaaagtacataatataatatataataacaactaaatatagtttaaaaaaactaaaaaacacgcttttaaagcacatcaaactaaaaagtgaaaaataattcctaatttaggctgaaaatggtaatgaccaaaaaatactggtattattgtgaaatagCGTGgcgcgctctgtgccatatttttcgtctatcgagcaacccacattttcagcctaaattaggaattatttttcactttttagtttgatgtgctttaaaagcgtgttttttagtttttttaaaactatatttattttccactttttagtcctagcagcaatacgtgttatctcaatttaatcgtattgctttgtggacttaaaaaaatttcattgttttttcgagataaacgtATGAAATTactatattgtcgctgattctttataagtgtacaaagtttgaattaaatctgtccgtttaatgtgggtcaaaatcgagtccgaaggagtcggttacatatatacatacaggtgaaggtaatataaagcgtgtaaaaaatcgaaaaaataaaagattcttTAATTGTAGTTGTTGGTACAAAAGTTTAACACAACTTGCACATTactaattttaagttaaagaagattttttcttctaatatttttataatcacataattaaaaaaaaaagggtgcgtgtactaggtgtacacacgtaagaagtgaaacttatataaaacctttgtTGTACGCAGAGCCATAATTggtttgttttaagtttagaGGTCCGAAACTATTTCTTTAAACACAGTAAATTTTGATACACTGCCTAgcatacaatttacaaattaattgctGCAAATTGCGATTAGCAAATTTCAAGTCGAAAATGTAATCCCTTGTCAaacttcaaagtcaaaaacatactatatgtcatattttaacgccgataaagaagtttgacttcgaAAATGTAATCCGTTGTCAaacttcaaagtcaaaaacatactatatgtcatattttaacgccgataaagaagtttgacttcgaAAATGTAATCCGTTGTCAaacttcaaagtcaaaaacatactatatgtcatattttaacgccgataaagaagtttgacttcaaaaagcaacatggcgcgtaacggaaaaatgtgacgcgtaacgcaaaaatgttacactaaatttttttccaaccccgataaagaagtttcacttcaaaacttATACGTTccctaaattaataataattaatatgtatatgaacCCTATATAGTAAACATATGATTTCTAGGTCTGGCAATGGATTTCTAGTCTTAGCGAAGGCTTAGATCGTCACGCTGGCGCCTTCGCCACACGTGGCGTTGACGGAGCCCTGCTTTTGACCCTGGCCTCTGCAGACCTCAAGCTTCTGGGTCTAGGTGGAGACGACCGCCGTCGAATGAAGCGACGCCTCAAAGAACTTCGCAACGCTCACGAGAAATACCTAAAAGCCATCAAGAAAGCAGAAAAGAAGGCAAAGAAGAAGTAGAGTATGAGATACAGCTGTTTTGGAcgtttgtgtattttatttcttaaatttgtgTGCTAAAACGAGTTTTACTCTCTCGACGTAACTTTAGGGCGCTACCGTTACATTTTACAAATCGCGTACTAATTTGTGAGTTAACTTAACGCGAATACCTAGTCTCGGTAtgtttttggtttaaatataatctttttGAGTTAGTTTCTGCTtaggtaaatgtaaaattcagtGTTATGTCGTGTGAAATGTTAGCGTAAGATTAGTCAAATATGTCAGCGctaattaacaattatgtCGAAGATGTTCGATATTTCGTTTGATACTTTATGTTTTGCCATTGTAATAGTTGTATGGTGAACTATGTGACTGACGTTAACAATGATTATTGGCTATTAGCGGTGCCATCTGAATAGTTTGTAGTGGATTAGAGGCGTGACGCTCGCTTTGAACGATAAAACGAAAGCTGAACGAATctgtaagaaataatatataacaccCAATCAATGGAAATAGATAACCAAAGGTAcatatatagtataaatacaccttaatatattttcaatactGAACTTCTTCGTTGTTCctacattttgtatttgtgtCAGTTTTTCTGAGTTTTTGGTGTGCGGTGATTGTGTATGAATACTGGCTCAATCTAGTCATAAGATCAACTTGTAAGATTAACGCGATATTCAATACACTATAATACTTCATGAATTTTCTCTAGAACGTATAACAttagtatatgtaatatgtattcatCGATCGATTATGACTATACTTACTCATTAGCGATTACAATCGAATTGATTTCTCTATGGcatttgtaaattgtatttattgcaCAAAATGTACTTAGTGGCCAGGTGACTGACTTTATTATCGCTATGTAAACGGGTTAATCTTAATGTTTGGTGATCTCATGAAGTAAAGATTTGTCACCGACCTGTTAGGCAAATTGGGTATGTCTTTACTGTGCTGATTTAGATATTTGCAGATAGATTTTATCCTAATTAAACGAGTGTGAAATATTAATCTCAATAGTTTCTGTAGTCGATCGCCTTTTGAAAAacattcaatttttatttcatttaaaaattacaggaaatacaaatttagtgTAGTAAAGGTTTTACCCATATCTTCATGATTTGTAACATTCCaacaaattatttctttacataaGTATTACGTAATACTCTTTGTGGCTagattattttctattctttCTCTTACACTTTCTTTTAAGCTATGTATTTtgaactttatatttttttagcatttTCGTGGTCTAGCTTCAAAGAGACATTCTGcacgattttattattttgacaaGCTTTATTCTAGACGattagtttttgtaatattattgtcTGCGTTTATACTGTGAGTGTTTGGTTTCTTATGAAATAGAATGTAAATATAGTCTCAATATCGACTGAATGAAGACTTGTTGAGTGCTCGATGTCCCCAATTAAATATTGGTTactaattgtttatataattagtttaaaCCGTTAACAATTGCCAAAACGaatgtgtaattttttattaatgttatttgtttttttttaatataatttccttaaattatttaaatatttattttgggaccaaattaagttattatgtacttgcaatttatttatgtatttgggtGTGTTCAagataaagattattatttaaaagtaaataaagaaaCCAAAGTCGAAATCATATTtgtctttttatttcaattatcacttgttttgtaaaacaattactgtttaatttttgaccaattaaatttaatatggcAACGTCGTATTAAAACGTTACGTAATTATCAtgcatttttgaagttatatttaCTTCTTTAGAttgctttttcacaaatacctattgttacttagttaaaaggttatgaaacatacctagttattaaattgaattaataatataataacattattattaatattaattaataattgaataatatactaaacattattaaattactaacgttaaatatttgttattaaatatttaaaaaaaataaagaaagccaaagaagtataacttcttacgcgcaccatttttttttaaattcaagcGAGACGTTATTGATTGTGGTCAAATAAAACCATTCGTATAGGCgtttaaaatcatatttaatagttttgttaTAGTGCAATCTTGCAAAGCGATTAACGAGTTGGCGACCATGAATGGTGAAGGGGGTTTGGGTAGGCTTTTGTCCAtacctggaccaaatccaAGAGAAAGAACAAGTAAAAAGTATCCATAACCAACGAGCATGCATGGTGAACGTCATGGAAGTCGATGGAGTGAGAGAGGAATGGTCAGGACCATGATTAGATCCGTGATCTCTGCCTATACCTTCGGGAAAAAGGCatgatgatataaataaattaataatagtatcaGAAGTCTATAATTTTTGATGAAGCTAGTGAACCCTACATGATTTTATTATCAagcataatatttaaattagtgaTCATCATTGGGCACTAGACTACAGATGTGGGGACCTATCTCTATATACATCAATGTAACCATAATTATAGGTAGAATAATATCTATAGCATCAAGGGAAAGAAAAGAGATTCacatattattctttatttttgttttttggttTCTTACTCCTACGTCTCTTTTTCTTTTTGGCTGGTGATTCTGTATCTTTTTTAACTTCTTCATTATCACCATATGAAATGGTGACAAATGCACCCACTTTCCTTTTACGTGgggttttattttcttcttctGAATCTTCATGACTTTCTGGATCAGTTTCTTCAGGATTACTTTCAACTTTTTCATCTTTATCAATTTCTTCTTCTGTGTCTTCCTTCTTGATTAAATAACTCTGTCTATTTAATGTGACACAAGTCACTCGGCACGAGGCATTTGTAGAACATAATTCCTTTAATTTATTCTCATTTACCGACCAAACTTTTAGCTCCCCTGAACTTGAAGCtgtataaagtatattattcTCAAAGAACACACATTTTACTCTCTGTTTATGTGCAGGGTATGTTTGAGCCTGGGTTTCAGAAAcacttaaagttaaaatgttACCATTTTCTAGTCCAACATACACTTGTTCATCACTGGTCCACTGTACAGCACTAGGCTTAGACGTACATGTAATTCGCTTTTCTAATCCCGCCTGACTAATTTTCCATATATCAACGGTTTGTTGGGATATTAATGAAAATCGATCACCACCAGGTGAGAATTTGATTTCTGTAGGCATAACTATACCCTTGCTGGctaaatttatagtaaaagCAGGCCTcccttttattaaattccaagtTCTTAAAGTCTTGTCACCACCAAGGCTCAATGCTAATTTGTTAGATGGATGTACTGCAATTGCTGTTACTGGTTGtcctaaaacaaaaattataaaatttttaactcttacTTCAAAATTAGTCAAATctttatatcaaaatttaattacctCCATGGGCTTTTTTCCAAACTTTTTCTATTTGCCAATTACCAGTCCTAGTTACAATAATAGAGCCATCATCACTTCCAGTAAGTAAATGGGTTCCATTATGTGTGAATGCAACTGTATTAACAGTACCATCATGGTTCATTAATACTGTGTGCTCTTTCCTTGTCTTTAAGTCGATAACTACAACCTTATCGTCCGTTCCTCCTGAAGCTAAAAATTTTCCCGCTATAGATATACATCTAACAGATGCTGTATGTGAGTGTGTTGCAAATGTTTGCTTTATTTTtgtaacctaaaaaaatttgcaaacaaataaagaattaattgGTGACCtacctaaaatatttattggaaCTAAGTAACTTGATCTTATCGAAGGAACTTACTTCATCTTCTGTACGCAAGGAATATCCTAATAAAAATCCCTCATAAGTGCCAACAACTAACTCATACATTATGTATTCACTGTCTTTGCccgtaaaatattaaattgtatttactacAATGCCATgctcaatattattaaaatttcgaAACATAACCTCTAAAGAAATAAGAATAACGTCGATAGTCGTGACACTTGAATTCACAATCTGtgggtatatttattatttagggATGCTCATTGCTCGATGTTGAAAGCAAAAGCATAGATGTTTTTACATCGATGTTGCTATACGAAAAATATCGTTAACTCACAGCCTCCCGCACGACCAATGCAACTTACGAAACAAATTATGTCTTCTATGATTTATCTTGATCATGATCTTCTTCTACGTATTCATCCGTTGCACCCAGGTCGTTCCCTTCGTTTGTTCTTCGTAGTCTCGCTCGCTCTTTCTCCCTCACACTTCCTCACTAGTCTTTATCATTAAAAggttatcaaaattattacttttcattcatatgtaataatttgttctGTTTCGAAGTCAGCCAAATAGCatagggtatgttccgatatacactgcgaccactgtacagagtaccgtcaatttagtatactgtgaaaccgtttctctatagccagctatactggttacaatttaaaacggaacgcAGTCCAGTATACTAGTCAGCTTCGTTTTTCGACACAGTTTTGGTAAAGATGTGAGAGAGAAGTACCTAAATTTggggtgggggggggggggggggggggggggggggggtgtagTAATCACCCCCCACAAATTTTGGGCTTaggaaaccaaaaaaaaaaaaaatttcaagcCTCCGCAACCTCGGCTTTTTGGTCGCCTCTGGCGACCAGCCTCAGCCGCTACAGCTTTcataatgcctgtgctttgttacagcgggtgggggctgctcttcctccgcgcctccgattatttatatacactctaggggtaagacagacaagaccacgtggatagtggggtgctctgattcggttttgggtactatttgaataatttaataattttcggaaccatacattaattaaaacatgaagttaatgtaatgtatgtacattTGACAAGTAATGCTTAAATTAGGTTcaactataaaattaacaaatgaggaaataatcgattcgattaggttcaactttaaaaataacaaatgagaAAATAATCGATCCAATTAATTTACCGAAAATGTCACatcacttataaccaatagaaaacgaCAATGACACATCACTCATAACCAATAGAAATCGAGAATGTCACAtctcttataaccaatagaaaagtagttAGATAATGG contains these protein-coding regions:
- the LOC125049027 gene encoding p21-activated protein kinase-interacting protein 1-like, whose translation is MYELVVGTYEGFLLGYSLRTEDEVTKIKQTFATHSHTASVRCISIAGKFLASGGTDDKVVVIDLKTRKEHTVLMNHDGTVNTVAFTHNGTHLLTGSDDGSIIVTRTGNWQIEKVWKKAHGGQPVTAIAVHPSNKLALSLGGDKTLRTWNLIKGRPAFTINLASKGIVMPTEIKFSPGGDRFSLISQQTVDIWKISQAGLEKRITCTSKPSAVQWTSDEQVYVGLENGNILTLSVSETQAQTYPAHKQRVKCVFFENNILYTASSSGELKVWSVNENKLKELCSTNASCRVTCVTLNRQSYLIKKEDTEEEIDKDEKVESNPEETDPESHEDSEEENKTPRKRKVGAFVTISYGDNEEVKKDTESPAKKKKRRRSKKPKNKNKE